Genomic segment of Sarcophilus harrisii chromosome 4, mSarHar1.11, whole genome shotgun sequence:
ggctattaaattaaaaaaaaaaaaaaaagactttgctgCTCTCTTCCTGTAGCTAGATCTGGCTCTTGGTTCAGAAATAAACAGAATTCTTAGGATGCTCAGCTTGCTGGGTCAGATGATTTCAGATCAGGCTCATTTCCCAATCCTCCCAGGGGATTGGGAAGCTAACAAGTTCTAAATTTCTCTATTCaacattgttcttttctttttgtacctcCTCATACGTGACCATCTGTGTTGGGAGGTGGAGATGGGGGTGAAGGAAGGGGGCAGGTGGTAGCAaataaggaggagaaaggggggatGGGCTTGGGTGTctgactgggggaaaaaaagagttcaaCCTATAGGGAGCAAGGGATAGGTTGCTTGCTAGTATTAAAGAACTCCTGGACCCTTTCCCAGCTATATTCAATTTCACAGGGgaattagaaggaactttagaggccatctagtctgacctcctttttttatagatgaggaaacaggtcctggagaaatgatttgcccaagaggCAGGACTGAAATCCAGGTCTTTTCCCTACAGATTTAGTactattcttttccttaaaaatctgTTCTTTAAGCAGtacactgggaaaacatttttacattcaaaggtctgataaaggcctcatttccaaaatatatagagaattgactcaaattgataagaaatcaagctattctccaattgatagtcaaaggatatgaacagacaattttcagatgaagaaattgaaactatttctaatcatatgaaaaggtgttttaaatcactattggtcagggaaatgcaaattaagacaattctgagataccactacacacttgtcagattggctaagataacaggaaaagataataaccagtgttggagggggtgtgggaaaactgggacactgagacattgttggtggaattgtgaattccagccattctggaaagcaagttggagctatgctcaaagagttatcaaactgtgcacacccttggacccagcagcgtttctactgggcttatatcccaaagatatattaaaggaggaaggaacccccatgtgcaaaaatgtttgtggcagccccttttgtagtggcaagaaactggaaatttgaATGGAtaaccatcagttggagaatggctgaataagttatggtatatgaatgctatgaaatactattgttctttaagaaacgatcagcaggataaatacagagaggcttggaaagacctacatgaattgatgctaagtgaaatgagcagaatcaggagatcattatacatggcaacatcaatattatacaatgatcaactctgatggatgtggctctcttcaacaatgagatgattcaaaccagttccactcgtttagtgatgaagagaaccatatacacccagagagaggacaatgggaactgagtatggaccacaacataacatttccactctttctattattgtttgcttgcatttttgttttccgtttttttttttctttctagatcctatttttcCTGTGTAGcaacataactgtataaatatgtatacgtatattggatttaacatatactttaacatatttaacatgtatgggactacctgccatctagtggagggggtggagggaaggaggggaaaagttggaacagaaggttttgcaaggatcaatgttgaaaaattatccatgcatatgttttgtaaataaaaaattataataatgatgattttttaaaaatctgttcctctccctTTGTCCCTACCACATTTTCCCTAATTCTTAAGGAAATTCTCAGACAAAGCAGGGTATACCTCCTGGGGCTCAGGGTCCTGGTTACAGTGGACTGAATCCAAGTGTATAATTTCTGGGATATGCAGGAAGGGTGGAGAAATATGGCCAGTCCTACAGTTCCTCTGGAGAAGCACAATCCAACACAAGTCTTTTTAGAAAAGCAGTTTTATTGGTCAGGCTGATTATCAGGATGCAGTCACTAGAGACCACGAGCCCTAGAGCCCAAAAGAAATGGCCTCATAGCTCTgcatctccctcccctctcccgcTCCTCTGAAAGCCTGGCCCCCCACCAGCCCATCAGCACCAAGGGACCCTGGGCCCCACCCACACCCCATCCTCCATCAgctatttcttcatctctccagaggaggaagggaataaaagggggaaaaaaagtgaagcaTGTATAAAAGAGGTTTGTGTCCCTAGCTCCCTTCTCAGAAACAGCCCCGAGCCCACCCCCACCCTGACCCTTGGCTGAAAATAGCTGAATGCAATTCTACAgtataaaataatcataattcaAGGCAGCttctgaaagaagagaaggggcaaggagcaagaaaggaagaagtgggTATTAGGCTTAGAAAGACAAAGCCCCCACTTATAGGCTTTGATTAAAGATGCCATCCTTGGGGCTAAGCTGCCTCTGCAATTTATAACCCCAGAGGGTTACTGGGTTAAAGGGGTGGGGTTGGCACTGGGGGATCCTGAAGGGAATATGGTCAAAAGTCAACAGAGAGTATGTCCTGCCAACTCCAGACATTCTCCCACCCCACGCTTGAAGCTACAGGAAGCCCGTGGAGCAGGGAAAACAATGCTAAAGTAAGGGCCGAGTTGTGTCTaatctggggggagggaggaggagcacTAATAAGCTTGGGCTGTGGCACAAGTACAAACAGGGCACAATCCCCTCTCTGGTTTCCTCTCTTTGTCCCTTTCTGCTACACACATACACTCCATCTGTCTCCTTCTGTCAGAGGCACTTCTGTCCCTAACTACTTTCAGAACCCTCCCTAGTCATAGTTTTCCATCCTTACCACTTTCCATTTCACTGATCCAGAGGCAGCTGGGCAGCAAGCAATGGGACAGGCTTTGGGTCACACTACCCAGCAGAAAGGGAAGGTTTGGCGGAGTCCTGCTGACACTTGAGGTGGCCAGGACTGTCACAGTGGGTCAACCAAGACAGAGCCTGCCCCACATCTTGTGGCCAAGCCGGGCTTTTAGCTGGGACCTGCCCCTTTTCAACTCTTCCTCCTGCAGCTGGCGCTGGATTTGCAGCACTCTTGGGAGCACTGGCTCCACGCCTAGTCTTTCTCTAGGCTGCTAGGGAGGGGCTTCtctgctctcccctccccccaggcccCACCTTCAGCTCTCCATCCTCCCACATAGCCATGTGTGTACGTGCCTGTATGGGTGTGTACATGTAGATGGAGATGTCCCTTCAGGCTCGAGCCCTTTCATGCCAGGGCCTAGAATGTGACCTTCCTGGACATCTGCTCCCCCTCCTCAAACCCTATCCCTAGACAATTATCATGGCCCTCCTTCCTCCATATTCCATAGCCCCAAACTGCCTTTGTGTTCTTTTAGGAAAAGGCCTCTATTTCCTCTAGCCATGGCTTAAACCCCCAAAAGACAGGGGAGGGGCCATGTTTACAGAATAACTTGGGTGGGATGAGACTAAAAAGACAGGAATGAGAGCTGGGAGAGGGTAAAGAAAGAGGGCCATAGCATCTCCAAAGGCTTTGGGTGACCTAGTAATGGGAATGGCAGCAACTTCTTGCTGACCCCAAATTGgataattaattggaaaatgaatggtgccttttttcatctttctaccACTAAAAATATCATAGTGGCAGGTTCTGCCGAGTCTCCTTTCCCCCTAAAAGATAGGGAAATCAAGGGGAAAGGGGCGAATTCTTAAtgatatattttcaatttataaaacTCTCGGCCAGTGCCCCAGCTTGGGgccaagagacagacagacagacagaatgaaagagagacagagttcAAAATATGAAAGGCTCTGGGGATGGGAGAGTGGGGTAGGCTTACTCCCACTCCTCCATCCCCCGAGCCTTGGGGGAGCACAGCTCTTCATTTTCCTCGCTGTCTGGCTCAGTCGCTGTCACTCTTGTCCACTAGCACTGCATCTGACTCCTCAGTGATTTCCAGCAGGGTGTGCATGTCAGGACTGCTCCCTCTCAGGAGATCGGTACCCTCACCGCCATTATCTTCCACCCCATCCTCCTCACCGCCCACCTCCACCATTTCCGTGGCCTTGACAACTTCCACCTCCCCTTCTCTGATCTTCTTGACATGGAAGGTAAAGGGGGGCACCTTGTAGACAGTGACCTTGGAGCGGGCATAAACCACGTGGTCAGGGGTGAAGGACTTGCGCAACTTGTCGCGGGATGTCTTCATCTTTTCACGGCGCTCAGCCGTCACGATCCTTGTGCCCAGCTcattcattctcttctccaggttgTGCCTTGTCTTCTCCAGGTTTTCTTTGGTCTTCAGTCGGGTCTTTTCCAGGTTCTCCCTGGTGCGCACCTTCgtcttctccattttctccttgGAAAAGGCTTTCTTGATGTCATCCACTCGCCGAAGGCCACTCTTCTTGATGCGCTTAGCTCTGGACTCCTCAATGATTTCCTCAATTTCTACTGCCTCGTCAGAGGACAGCTCCACGGTAGCATCATCAGGCTTCTCTCCCCCTTCAACTAGctcatcattttccttctctggttgCAGCCCAGACTCCTTCAGGGACTTGCTGATGCTCAGTTTGGATGGCAGTTCCACTTCATCCTGATGGGAAAGCACAAAAAATGAtttgggggatgggggagaaaataAATCAGAGCTCAGTGGGCACAGACAAAATGTGTTTCTGAGATAACCGAGGACCATGAACCCAAGAACCTGGAGAATAGGGGTGGTTCATCCTTAAGGGGACTATTGCTGTAGACAAGACCCACCTTCCTCACCAATGACCCGCTGACCAGGTGCCATCAATGGGCACATAAGCCCGAGAGCCCTGGGAGTGACAGCACAAACCACTGGACACTTATCAACTCACAAGGCTTCCAGGCCTACCCCTGAAGCCATCACTCTGGGAAGCAAGTCTTGTGTCTGGACCTGTCCATTTCTGTGGGTGCCCTCTACGGCATCCACAGGTACTGGGGATCAGAAAAGAAAGGTCCTTAACCCAAAGTCCTTGGTACGacaaatggttcaacatcagaaaagcATATGTTATCagtagaaaaaataggaaagtagACTACCTTTGTACCCTAAGGACAACTGGACTGTTACCATCTGATGTGCAGTTGGAACCTTTTATGTTAGAACATGAATTCCTGAAAGCAGGGATTGTctggctttttctttttgtatccctattgtttagtacacagtaagcacttcaTACACGCATGCATGCATTCCTTCATTCTGGGTGTAGTTTCTATACTGAGATTGGAGGAAAGGCTACATATACTCTGGGGAATGTGGAAAGGATTGgaagaaaatgattaaagaaataccACAGCAAGAGTAGGGTGACTGTAGAGGGAAAAGGAATCAGAGCTCAGAGAAGAAGGGCGGAGCTTGAAAAATACCAGGTGTTCTCAGAGGCTCCAGCAGAAAAAGCTCCAGGAAATTGGGATAAGTTATTTTGTGAGCAGCTGGGGAAGGGTGATAACCAGGGTGGTGACAGATCCCAGAGCATCCtgccctccttctccctcctccccagggTCTGCTCCGCCAGGGACATAACTAGCCCTGCAAAGGAGGCAGCACGCCCTCTCGTGGTCACAGAAACATCGATTTGAACAGTGGGCTCGAGTCAGAAGTAGTGATGTTTGCAGTGTTTTACCTACAACATCTCATTTGGGTTTCATAACTATTTCTACCGTGCACCACCATGACGTGGGACAAGATGAGGACCGAGTCCCATTCATCCCTCCAAAATCTCCCAGGTTCCTTATAACTTCAGAGCCAGCTCCCAGAAATAAGGGGTGAAGACATGAGCAGGGTGGGTGTTCATTCCCCAGGCCATATGAATGCTAGAATGAAGCTGGAGGCTAAGGCTAATCCCCTTTGTCAAGTTACAGAGAAATAGCAAGGACTATCTCTATGGAGAAAGGACTAGAGAAAGGGGGCTGTGAGGCAAATACatgtttcttttcccatttttctcttacCCCCCTCCCTTCATGGAAATCAGAGAATTATTTAACTTTCCagtactgttttgtttttctagtccATTTGGACTAAATCTAaaaattccctttccctcccctccacctCAATGGATTTCAAAGCACCCTCTTTCCACTTCCCCAGGACCAAAGTCATATTTGTGGGTAGATAGTCAGTCATAGTCATCTCTTCCCTGGCTCCAAaatacccccccacacacacacacactccagaaGAAAGAGTatggagagaggcagagactgaGCTAAGAGCAAATGAGGGAAGCAGGGAATCCATGACgctcttctctccactccctcctgTCTTGGTCCAGGCAGGCCAGAGTTTAGGAGTGAGAGGCAGTTGGTTTTTACAGAGGGACTCCCCTTGCCCTCTGATCTCGGCCTGCAACATTTTCcagaataaaaaacagaaagtaTCCATTGTGACCAACAATTGGGAAGCCAGCCAGCCTGGGAATAAACCTTTTCCAAGGGAAGGCCTGGCGATGAAAGTAAGTGAAAAACACTGGCCCCCGTGGGATCATGCATGAGAACacggacacacacacagaagctGGATGTCTCCACAACGCCCACCACCTGCAAcaaaaattctcttcctttttctttctcccaccctAGCATATCCTCCAGTTTCCTGGTTTATATAAGAAGCTAGGAACACccaaacttccttccttcctagtcAACATCATTAGCAAGGACAAAGGGGGGCCACACCTCTTCTTCCACCGAGGcaacctcccccacccccaagttCCCGGAACTCCCAGGCACCCATAGCTCTCTTTTGCTCAACTACAATTCCCAGTGGACAAAGTGACCAACGCACAAGGGATGCTGGGACTTGTAGTCTAGCCACCACAGCTCGCTTCCTGGGTAATTCTCTTTATTCCTctgcctcttcctcctcatttgtGGCTGAGAAGCGGTGGTTTCTCCAGGGCTGAGGTAGCTTCTCTCCCACCagccccttccttctctcctttttttgctCTTGCCATGCTCTAGCCCTTTTGCACAGGATATCTGGGAATGGGGATTCACTTGTCCTCTGCTTCTTTCAGTCCTACAAGTTCCAACTTCCACCACTTTGCCATCCATTCCCTCACCATTAGCATATTCATACTTCCATTCCTGGGCAAGATAGGGCAAGAGGGGCCATCTTAGAGAGAGCTTTTCCCTGCCCTGAGCTCTGGAGCTAGGGAGGAGTAAGGCAGGGAATGCCAGGGAAAGACAAAGGGCTGCTGCGAGAATTAGGAAACTTGCCCTGGCAGCTGGGAAACAGACCAGCATTGTGTCTCCCTGCCCTGCCCCCCACCCCTTCAGCATCACTGGCCCTCCCCCCTGCTCCACCCCAACCCCCAAAGCTGAGTTGGCTCATTTTCCAGACCTACGAATTTCCAGGCAGAATTCCGGGGTAGTGAGCTGGGCTAGGGAGTGGGAGAATTCCTGCATTGCATCTTCCCTATTCACAATCCCTGGAAGCCTGATCCCTGGGGAATCTCTCAAACCAGAGTAAAGGATGATGCACATTTGGGGAATCGGTGCCTACCAGTGAAGGGTAGGAGAAGGGAGTTGGAAGGTGGACCAGAAGTGGAAGAGGGAAAGGACAGAATATTGCTTGATTTGGGCAAAGGGATTTGGCTCTCCCAATCTGAAGAGATACCCGGTATCTGTAGAATCCTAAGGTGGAGGTTCACTTTTTGGAAGCAAAGCGAAAGATGCCAAGGGatctaagaaaaaaatacctGCCCTCTCCTAGTTGGGGTGAGAAGTGGGAGAGAACATCTATGGTCTGAGTTCCTAGGTCACCTTCCTCGTGTCCTGGCATTGGAAAGACCAGACTAGTATTGGAGAATATACCTATTAGCAGACTCTCTTTGGAGAGTACCCCAGTGAGACTCCAAACTCTCCCTCATTGAATTGATTCTTTTTGTGGAATCATAAAATGCCTAAGAACCTCACAGCTGGAAGTCCCTTAAAGTCTAAttgcctcattttttcccctcactttttaGTTCTGGTTCTCTCTGACTCAGCCTTGGAGCCTTCTCTAAAGCTACTACAGTTTGTTACAATAGTAACCACACAGTCTAACAGACTCTTCCCCTACCCTGGGCACACAGGCTCTACCACTTTTTACACCATTTTCCCTGGCAAGGCTCAAAAGTAAAACTGCTTCTTGCTcggttttaacatttttaataataaaaaaaaaaaccactggcATCAAACTTGGTTTCCAGAATTACTTTTAATGTCCAAAGCCTGAGCATATGCACACAGAGTTCTCCCCCTTGATTCCCCATCAACATCCCCAACGGCTCCCATGTTAGACAGAGGTGAAGGGTGCCTCTGTTAATTCCACCCAAAAGTCAGAACCCGATGGGATCCTATAATCCCCAAGTCCCTTCCTTTAAGAGCTCCCATTTCTATGTGACAATCCTTGTGGTGGAATGAAGAaatttcagggggaaaaagtACAATCATCATGAAGTCCTAAATGGGAGTTTCTTGTGAGTCTAAGCCTCCACCCACTTTCTTCCTAGTAATGTCCAGAGACTGCTTTGGGAAAGAGTTTATCCAGTCTGTGAGAAAGCTGTTATAGtatagaatgaaggaaaatataaagattGGGAGGCTGAAGGCATATATGGGGAAGAGTTAGGGAAAGGGTgacttaaacaaaacaaaatctctaGAACTTTAGTTCTTGATGGATAAATCTCAGATGTTAGAAACATTAACCACAGAAGAATTTTTCCCTCCCTACCCTCAAGAGAAAATGAGGCTAAAACCCTATTGGGCCACTGCATTATCCTCCTTCTCCTGCCTTCTTTGGGGTTGGCAGCTCTTGGGCACCCCACCCAGGGGAGGAGCTGGCAAACACAAAGAATctctttgcaaaaatattttattttttaagtggaaaaaattaaatgcaaacatTCCCCCCCCATTGGAAAAGGAGGTGGGGAGCCTTTTGGGGGGGGGCCTCCAGATaatgctcctcctcctcttcgcAGGCACTCTTGGCTGCCTTTGGCCCCAGTATTCCCCTAGGAAGGAAGGGCAGGGAAGGAGCTACAGGAGATGTATTCTGGGCAGAACACCCGGGAGctataggctctttttttaaaagttaagttcCATGAACTGGGGATACAGAGTGGGGGTTGGAGAGGTTGTCGTTTACTTGGAGGGTTGCCTTAAAATTGGAAGAGGGAAAAGGCCCTTCTTCCTTTCAGTCACAAAGCAAGAAGGGAGAATGCTTCAGCTCCATACATACACCCTCCCCTTTTCGGCTCTTAACTGGCTATACTACGAATTTTCACTGCACACATCACTTGTTACTGGTCTTAGTCAAGGCCCATGTTGTCCCTTTCTATCTTGACCACCGCTGAGCACTTAAAGGGAAGATCCCAGACACTTCAAATACCCCCTGTTTCTGTCAGCTCCTCAGGGGTAGTCGGGGACTCAGACTGTGGGTAATAGGGCACTGTCCTGGGTGCCAGGTCAAAGGATGGATTCTCAGGCACTGTTTCAGGCAACAGGTCAATGGGCACAGTCTCAGGCAGAAGGTCAAAGGGCACGATCTTGGGTGTGAGGTGCTCAGAGGGCGTTTTCGGCTTCTTCTCAGGCTAAGGTAAGGAAAAGGGGTTTAAAAGGGATGTTGGCTAGGTGAAGAATGTGCTGAAAGGAAGAAATTCTGGGAGACATGCAGGGATGAAGCTGGTGAGtagggagaagaaataaaagcagaaCAGAGTTAGATTCTAATTAGGGGAGTTGGAATAGAAGGAAACCAAATTTAAATGAAGTCTCCTGAGCCAGGATAGGTTGGGACACACAGTGCTGAAGCTAGATTGCAAAAGGTACTTGTGAGCTGGGGACTCAGAAATAGATTCTACTTTGCacgtatacaaacacacacaacacATCCTCCCCTACCACCCCCTTCACAGATTCCTTCAACCAGCACTTCCCTCTGTCCCTGTCATTCTTCCTCTTAGCAGGAATCTCAGGCTCTTTATTCTGCCCAAACACATACAGCCGTCGGAGACCAAGATGCAACTGCAGCTTTTGCAGTGACTTAGGGGCAAAACTATGGAAAAGGAAAGTTAGGTGAGGGAGAATGAATGGCTTGGGGGTGGAGAGGTGATAGAAGGCTCAAAGAGTAGTGGGATGCCAGCCCCCCAACCCCTTCTCTTAGAACTCCATTTATGGTCCACCTTTGCTGAACCATGAACTGGGCCAGTTGAGCCCGCCAAAAAAGCACTGGGAGGAGAGGGTAAGAAGAGTAAGTAAACAACTTTGCCATCCTCTCAGCCTGGATGCCCAGCCCTACACAGCTGCTGATCCAGACTCTGATTATACTCTCAGGCAGAGAGAACTTAGGGTAAGGTCTAGGACGGACGAGGGGAAAGGGTAAGGAAGAGGAACATCCTGCCCCTCCCCATCAGATCAATTTCCCTTCGGCCACATCACTTCTTCTGAagccttctctccaccccctccttaTCCCACAGTGAACAATGGTCTCCGAGAATGGCCTAAGAGATTAGAAGTTTAAAAAACAGGTCAGCCTTAAACCCAGCACTGCACTGAGCTGGACTTAACACTAGACACTTAGGGGTGAAGCCAGATCAATCATCATCCCAAAATGGCCTGAGAGAAAAAAGACTGGAAGACAGAGACCCACGAAAGTTAGATCTGCACCCAAATACTCTTTCAAACTCCCAAGCTCTGGGAGAAAACAGAATCAATCCACATTATCTCACTTTCCAGAGTCACTCAATCCTTCTACTTTTCCACA
This window contains:
- the CAVIN1 gene encoding caveolae-associated protein 1; amino-acid sequence: MENTPLHIIEQPLAGYPEAGVPESSQPEAPAEELSGGPEDLIKSDQVNGVLVLSLLDKIIGAVDQIQNTQTQLEERQAEMEGAVQSIQGELSKLSKEHGTTSNTVSQLLNKVRKVSVNVKTVRGSLERQAGQIKKLEVNEAKLLRRRNFKVMIYQDEVELPSKLSISKSLKESGLQPEKENDELVEGGEKPDDATVELSSDEAVEIEEIIEESRAKRIKKSGLRRVDDIKKAFSKEKMEKTKVRTRENLEKTRLKTKENLEKTRHNLEKRMNELGTRIVTAERREKMKTSRDKLRKSFTPDHVVYARSKVTVYKVPPFTFHVKKIREGEVEVVKATEMVEVGGEEDGVEDNGGEGTDLLRGSSPDMHTLLEITEESDAVLVDKSDSD